In Entomomonas moraniae, one DNA window encodes the following:
- a CDS encoding fimbria/pilus outer membrane usher protein: protein MRNRILSYTVLSVNCVISSQLTLADDYFNPNLVEGNSHFVDLSVFNKTGGQEAGSYSSEIYINSNHVDERDINYEHLDSKLVPLLTKQDYINFGVNPNATPEFMALPDDHIIKDIGTVIPDALTNFNFEQRKLKISIPQLYMTNTAQGYISPKDWDDGISALFLDYNTSFASTKEDESSEMNTNAYVNLRSGVNVGAWRLRNYSTYTQGNGTHDWNNINTYAQRDIKSLKSQLIIGDSYTPSDMFDSFAFRGVQLYSDDSMQPSSLRGFAPVIRGIAQTNAQVTISQNGNVIWQSYVPPGPFAIDDLYPTSASGNLEVTIKEADGRVRQFTQPFSSVPIMLREGRFKYSLTAGEYRSTSDNIKEPGFIQTTGVYGLPYDSTVYGGTILASNYKSALLGVGKGLGFLGSVSLDTTVASSKIKGTNYNGLSTRFQYAKDITQTGTTFTLAGYRYSTSDYRDFDEANGYYDYANDTFSDPATKVNNLIYRQSKRNRLQLNVNQSLGDYGSFYVSAYKQDYWNSHNNDKNINLGYNKSYKGVNYTFNYSYSQSLYQRQKEQLFSVNIQIPLDLLGRTSWLNLSSTSDDDGKNTTSVGISGTALADNNLSYNAQQSVTKYQGGSGSSSLNYKSSFGEYQLGFNYTRHSQQLNYGARGGVVVHPDGINFTQPLGDTMVLVKAQDAADLKVANNTGIYTNKNGYAVIPYAVPYQRNRIHLNTSNLGDDIDILTDTKVVVPTRGALVVADFPTRVGRKILITLEGMKIPFGAEASIINDGIKTTGIVDNKQQVYLSGVPMQGNILVNWQDGQCKAPFQLSQSDKEIILISLPCH from the coding sequence ATGCGAAATCGCATATTGTCATATACCGTTTTAAGTGTAAATTGTGTAATATCTTCTCAGTTAACTCTCGCAGATGACTATTTCAACCCTAACCTAGTGGAGGGAAATAGTCATTTTGTAGATCTTTCTGTTTTTAATAAAACGGGGGGGCAAGAGGCAGGTTCTTATTCGTCAGAAATCTATATTAATAGCAACCATGTAGATGAAAGAGATATTAACTACGAGCATTTAGATAGTAAGCTAGTACCGCTATTAACCAAGCAAGATTACATTAACTTTGGTGTTAATCCAAATGCGACACCTGAGTTTATGGCATTACCAGATGACCACATTATCAAAGATATTGGCACGGTAATTCCCGATGCCCTTACTAACTTTAATTTCGAGCAACGAAAACTAAAAATATCCATCCCCCAGCTATATATGACGAACACAGCACAAGGCTATATTTCGCCAAAGGATTGGGATGATGGCATTAGCGCACTTTTCTTAGATTACAACACCTCTTTTGCATCAACAAAAGAAGATGAGTCTTCAGAGATGAATACAAATGCCTACGTCAATTTACGCAGTGGCGTTAATGTAGGCGCTTGGCGTCTTAGGAACTACAGTACCTACACGCAAGGAAATGGTACTCACGATTGGAATAATATTAATACCTATGCGCAACGGGATATCAAATCACTTAAAAGCCAGTTAATCATCGGGGATAGTTATACCCCCTCTGATATGTTCGATAGTTTTGCTTTTCGAGGGGTTCAACTATACTCCGATGACAGTATGCAACCATCTAGCCTACGTGGATTTGCACCTGTTATACGTGGCATTGCACAAACCAATGCCCAAGTAACCATTAGCCAAAATGGTAATGTAATTTGGCAATCTTATGTACCACCTGGACCTTTTGCTATTGATGACCTATACCCTACCTCGGCCAGTGGTAATCTTGAAGTAACCATTAAAGAAGCGGACGGTAGAGTACGCCAATTTACTCAACCTTTTTCATCAGTACCCATTATGCTTCGCGAAGGTCGGTTCAAATACTCCCTGACCGCGGGTGAATATCGCTCAACAAGCGACAATATTAAAGAGCCTGGTTTTATCCAAACAACCGGTGTTTATGGTTTACCGTATGATTCCACTGTTTATGGTGGAACCATCTTAGCCTCCAATTATAAGTCAGCTCTTTTAGGTGTGGGTAAAGGGTTAGGCTTTTTAGGTTCAGTATCTCTTGATACAACAGTCGCTAGCTCTAAAATTAAAGGTACTAACTACAACGGGCTTTCAACACGTTTCCAATATGCTAAAGATATTACTCAAACAGGGACAACCTTCACATTAGCAGGGTATCGTTACTCAACCTCTGATTACCGCGATTTTGATGAAGCCAACGGTTATTATGATTATGCTAATGATACATTTAGTGACCCCGCGACAAAAGTCAACAACTTAATATACAGACAATCGAAGCGTAATAGGCTTCAATTAAATGTCAACCAGTCATTGGGGGATTATGGCAGTTTCTATGTGTCTGCTTATAAGCAAGACTATTGGAATAGCCATAACAACGATAAGAATATTAACTTAGGCTATAACAAAAGCTATAAAGGCGTTAACTATACATTCAACTATAGCTATTCGCAGAGTTTATACCAACGCCAGAAAGAACAACTCTTCTCTGTTAATATTCAAATCCCCCTTGATCTTTTAGGACGAACCAGTTGGCTTAACCTATCATCCACCTCCGATGATGACGGTAAAAACACAACCTCTGTTGGGATATCGGGTACCGCATTGGCAGACAATAACCTAAGTTATAATGCACAACAATCCGTCACCAAATACCAAGGCGGAAGTGGTAGTTCATCATTAAATTACAAATCTAGTTTTGGTGAGTATCAACTAGGGTTTAACTATACGCGTCACAGTCAACAACTAAACTATGGCGCCAGAGGTGGTGTTGTCGTTCATCCTGATGGCATCAACTTCACACAGCCTTTAGGTGATACCATGGTCTTAGTGAAAGCACAAGACGCAGCTGATCTTAAAGTGGCTAACAACACAGGGATCTACACCAATAAAAATGGCTATGCAGTTATTCCCTATGCTGTTCCTTACCAACGTAATCGTATACATTTGAATACCTCAAATTTAGGTGATGACATAGATATTCTAACAGATACAAAAGTAGTCGTACCCACACGGGGAGCCCTAGTTGTTGCCGACTTTCCAACACGTGTTGGTCGTAAAATACTGATCACACTAGAAGGAATGAAGATTCCATTCGGAGCAGAAGCAAGCATTATAAATGATGGTATCAAAACGACAGGCATTGTAGACAACAAACAACAAGTCTACTTAAGCGGTGTCCCTATGCAAGGAAACATACTGGTTAACTGGCAAGATGGACAATGTAAAGCCCCTTTCCAACTAAGCCAAAGTGATAAAGAAATCATTTTGATTTCTCTTCCTTGTCATTAG
- a CDS encoding fimbrial biogenesis chaperone, producing MEPYKGSVFKYFLGPRMLKKNIFPLLLIIMQIPVSLAGVQIGGSRLIYDGNAKQASISVNNPDKQPYLIQSWVNKSVESNTDDGVFISTPPLFRLDPNTQNSIRIIYNGQSLPKDRESVYWLNIKSIPSSDKEAQNVLLIAVKSKMKLFYRPTGLKENPADGYKQLKFSQSNGKLLVKNPTPYHVSFYSLKVNGKDIENPEMVAPFSTKVINKSVATGNNVNWQAINDFGGVTPTEQQIIPAP from the coding sequence ATGGAGCCTTATAAAGGCTCTGTTTTTAAATATTTTCTAGGTCCACGAATGCTTAAAAAAAATATTTTTCCTCTATTACTTATTATCATGCAAATACCTGTTAGCTTGGCAGGTGTCCAGATTGGTGGTTCAAGACTGATCTATGATGGTAATGCAAAACAAGCCTCTATCAGTGTTAACAATCCTGATAAGCAGCCTTATTTAATTCAATCATGGGTCAACAAATCGGTTGAAAGCAACACCGATGATGGTGTATTTATTTCTACTCCCCCTCTATTTAGACTTGACCCTAATACACAAAACTCAATACGCATTATTTATAATGGCCAGTCGTTACCTAAAGACAGAGAAAGTGTTTATTGGCTAAATATCAAGTCAATTCCATCCAGCGATAAAGAAGCTCAAAATGTATTATTAATTGCTGTCAAAAGCAAAATGAAATTATTTTATCGCCCCACAGGTTTAAAAGAAAACCCAGCCGATGGCTACAAACAGCTAAAGTTCAGTCAAAGTAATGGTAAGTTATTAGTCAAGAATCCAACACCTTACCATGTTTCATTTTATAGCTTAAAAGTAAATGGAAAAGACATCGAAAACCCCGAGATGGTTGCTCCTTTTTCTACAAAAGTAATTAATAAATCTGTGGCTACTGGCAATAATGTTAACTGGCAAGCGATTAATGATTTTGGTGGTGTAACGCCTACAGAGCAACAAATAATACCTGCGCCCTAG
- a CDS encoding fimbrial protein, whose protein sequence is MKKNTLILTSIILGFQLVNTANAADGTIQFTGNILDTACTVNTESQNQTVNLGNVSTSAFPSAGATAAPARFTIKLSDCPSSVANASVRFDGSPDTTNSHILALDSGQTAKNVGIAIYEQNSSTLIPLATDSQKVALTADTTNELTYIAKYYATAYPVTAGTANATTSFTIIYN, encoded by the coding sequence ATGAAAAAAAATACATTGATTTTAACATCTATCATTCTTGGGTTTCAGTTAGTAAACACAGCAAATGCAGCCGATGGTACCATCCAATTCACTGGAAACATTCTTGATACCGCTTGCACAGTTAATACTGAATCACAAAATCAGACTGTTAACTTAGGCAATGTTTCTACATCAGCGTTTCCTAGTGCTGGCGCAACAGCAGCACCTGCACGTTTTACAATTAAACTATCAGACTGCCCAAGCTCAGTAGCTAATGCTAGTGTGCGTTTTGATGGTTCACCAGATACAACTAACTCACACATTTTAGCACTTGACTCAGGACAAACAGCTAAAAATGTGGGAATTGCTATTTATGAACAAAACAGTAGCACATTAATTCCGCTGGCCACTGACTCTCAAAAAGTTGCACTCACTGCAGATACGACTAATGAGCTAACTTATATCGCTAAGTACTATGCAACAGCATACCCTGTTACAGCAGGTACAGCAAACGCAACAACCTCTTTCACTATTATTTATAACTAA
- a CDS encoding potassium-transporting ATPase subunit F, giving the protein MALLLAISLLGYLIYVLYNAEDF; this is encoded by the coding sequence ATGGCGTTGCTATTAGCGATTAGCTTACTGGGTTATTTGATTTATGTTCTCTATAACGCGGAGGACTTTTAA
- the kdpA gene encoding potassium-transporting ATPase subunit KdpA, translating into MTTQSIILIVLLLAALTTLAYPLGRYLAYIAVSKNKVKVIGCFENFIYKVSGVNNQEMNWKQYALSVVIFNVLGIVVLVLLQLLQSYLLLNQNQAVTPNLDLAINTAVSFVTNTNWQAYSGESGVSYLVQMLGLTVQNFLSAATGIAVVFAVIRGLSSYSQTAHSLGNFWVDITRITLYVLLPLSIIVSLIFMSQGVIQNFLPPLEINTLEGSTQVIAMGPNASQEAIKLIGTNGGGFFNTNSSHPFSNPNALTNFIQMLCIFLIPASLCAAFGHLVGDKRQGWAIYIAMVILFIIFASSLMALEQQVNPVWQSTSFDTASSTLQTGSNMEGKESRFGISGSALFSAVTTAASCGAVNNMHDSLMPLSGGAAMLLMQLGEVVLGGVGSGLYGMLIFVILTVFIAGLMIGRSPEYLGKKIEPKEMKLIALAMLASSFIVLICTTISTLIPQGVAGISNPGAHGFLQVLYAFSSAANNNGSAFAGLSANTPFYNYLLALAMFAGRFGVIIPMLAIAGAFAMKKRIPFNDNMLPTHSPLFIGLLICIVLIIGALTYVPTLVLGPIVEHVQLMTK; encoded by the coding sequence ATGACAACACAGTCAATTATATTAATTGTTTTATTATTAGCCGCTTTAACAACACTGGCTTATCCCTTAGGGAGATACCTCGCCTATATTGCTGTATCTAAAAATAAAGTTAAGGTTATTGGTTGTTTTGAAAACTTTATTTATAAAGTTTCAGGGGTTAACAACCAAGAGATGAACTGGAAGCAGTATGCACTCAGTGTGGTTATATTTAATGTATTAGGCATTGTGGTATTAGTTCTTTTACAGTTACTACAATCTTATTTATTACTTAATCAAAATCAGGCGGTTACACCTAACCTAGATTTAGCCATTAATACAGCAGTTAGTTTTGTGACAAATACAAACTGGCAAGCCTACAGTGGTGAGTCTGGGGTTAGTTACCTTGTACAAATGCTTGGGCTAACGGTTCAGAACTTTTTATCTGCCGCCACAGGGATTGCTGTAGTTTTTGCCGTGATAAGAGGGCTTAGCAGTTATAGCCAAACAGCTCATAGTCTAGGTAACTTTTGGGTAGATATTACCCGTATTACACTTTATGTATTATTACCGTTATCGATCATTGTGAGCCTTATTTTTATGAGCCAAGGGGTGATTCAGAATTTTTTACCACCTTTAGAAATTAATACACTGGAGGGTAGCACACAAGTCATTGCTATGGGGCCTAATGCATCACAAGAAGCCATTAAATTAATTGGCACTAATGGCGGTGGATTCTTTAATACTAATTCTTCACACCCATTTTCAAACCCCAATGCATTAACTAATTTTATTCAAATGTTATGCATCTTTTTAATCCCTGCTTCATTGTGCGCTGCTTTCGGTCATCTTGTCGGTGACAAGAGACAAGGCTGGGCGATTTATATTGCCATGGTTATTTTGTTTATCATTTTTGCGAGTAGCTTGATGGCGTTGGAGCAACAGGTAAATCCTGTTTGGCAAAGTACATCATTTGACACGGCATCATCAACCTTACAAACAGGCAGCAATATGGAGGGCAAAGAATCACGTTTTGGCATCTCTGGTTCTGCGCTATTCTCCGCTGTGACAACAGCCGCATCTTGTGGTGCTGTTAATAATATGCATGACTCGCTAATGCCCTTAAGTGGTGGTGCTGCGATGTTATTGATGCAATTAGGCGAAGTTGTGTTAGGTGGCGTTGGGTCAGGTCTTTATGGCATGTTGATCTTTGTTATTCTGACTGTCTTTATTGCAGGGTTAATGATCGGTCGCTCCCCCGAGTATTTGGGCAAGAAAATTGAACCAAAAGAAATGAAGCTGATTGCGCTAGCAATGTTAGCAAGCTCTTTTATTGTACTCATATGCACAACAATCAGTACGCTTATTCCTCAAGGTGTTGCAGGCATCTCCAATCCCGGCGCACACGGTTTTTTACAAGTGCTCTATGCCTTTAGTTCAGCAGCTAATAATAATGGCAGTGCGTTTGCAGGCTTATCAGCGAACACGCCGTTTTATAATTATTTATTGGCGTTGGCAATGTTTGCAGGCCGTTTTGGTGTCATTATTCCTATGTTAGCCATTGCCGGTGCTTTCGCAATGAAAAAGCGTATTCCTTTTAATGACAATATGCTTCCTACCCATTCTCCACTATTTATAGGATTACTCATTTGTATTGTACTCATTATCGGTGCTCTTACTTACGTTCCTACGTTGGTATTAGGTCCCATTGTTGAACATGTACAACTTATGACGAAATAG
- the kdpB gene encoding potassium-transporting ATPase subunit KdpB yields MLKANKLLSSQSLKLALKDTFLKLNPLVQLHNPVMFIVYICSVFSVVLSIHAMVTGAEQTSFIITITLWLWFTLLFANFAEAIAEGQSKAQADALKGLKQTTEATRLSEPHLEASRETIISSELKQGDIILVNAGEIIPADGEVLEGVASVDESAITGESAPVIRESGGDFCSVTGGTRVISDYLIIKVMANPGESFLDKMISMVEGAERQKTPNEIALTILLVTLTMIFLLVIVVLYPFTTFAVEHAGASNTITLTALIALLVCLIPTTIGGLLSAIGVAGMSRMMKKNVIATSGRAVETAGNIDVLLLDKTGTITFGNRQASDFYPAPNYQLTDIAQQALLSSLADETPEGRSIVVLAKEILNQHHVDTASIENGQANYTPIAFTAQTRMSGVDISTDKGINSLRKGAANTVKVFVEEQGGKFPQAITQQVNKIATEGATPLVVALNNQVIGCIALRDIVKPNIRERFDELRSMGIKTIMITGDNALTAAAIASEAGVDDYLADATPENKLTLIREHQQQGLLVAMTGDGTNDAPALAQADVAVAMNSGTQAAKEASNMVDLDSDPTKLIDIVKTGKQLLMTRGALTTFSISNDIAKYFAVIPAAFSSVFPALGVLNIMQLHSPESAILSATIFNALIIIALIPLALKGVRYRVASAISLLRRNILLYGLGGIAVPFICIKLIDMCLAVL; encoded by the coding sequence ATGTTAAAAGCAAATAAGTTATTAAGTAGCCAATCACTTAAATTGGCGTTGAAAGATACTTTTTTAAAGTTAAATCCGTTGGTACAACTGCATAACCCTGTTATGTTTATTGTTTATATTTGTAGTGTGTTTAGTGTTGTACTCAGTATTCATGCAATGGTAACAGGTGCTGAACAAACCTCTTTTATTATCACCATTACTTTGTGGTTATGGTTTACATTGCTTTTTGCTAATTTTGCTGAAGCCATTGCCGAAGGACAAAGTAAGGCGCAAGCAGATGCATTAAAAGGTTTAAAACAAACAACCGAGGCGACTCGTTTGTCTGAACCTCATTTAGAGGCTAGCCGTGAAACTATTATATCCAGCGAGTTAAAACAAGGTGATATTATTCTCGTTAATGCCGGGGAAATCATTCCAGCAGACGGTGAAGTACTTGAGGGTGTCGCTTCTGTCGATGAGTCTGCCATCACGGGTGAGTCAGCCCCCGTTATTCGTGAGTCAGGTGGGGATTTTTGTTCTGTAACAGGTGGAACACGTGTTATCTCTGATTATTTGATTATTAAAGTGATGGCTAACCCCGGTGAGTCATTTCTAGATAAAATGATCAGCATGGTTGAGGGCGCGGAACGCCAAAAAACACCCAATGAAATAGCACTCACGATATTGCTCGTAACATTAACAATGATTTTCTTACTTGTGATTGTGGTGTTGTACCCATTCACCACTTTTGCGGTTGAACATGCAGGTGCAAGTAACACCATTACATTAACGGCACTGATTGCTTTGTTGGTGTGTTTAATTCCTACAACCATTGGTGGGTTATTGTCTGCCATTGGTGTGGCAGGGATGAGCCGCATGATGAAAAAAAATGTGATTGCTACCTCGGGCCGTGCAGTAGAAACAGCCGGTAATATAGATGTTTTGTTACTTGATAAAACAGGGACTATTACCTTTGGGAATCGCCAAGCTTCTGATTTTTATCCTGCACCTAACTATCAACTAACCGATATTGCACAACAAGCGTTATTGTCTTCATTGGCAGATGAAACACCTGAGGGACGTAGTATTGTTGTATTAGCCAAAGAAATTTTAAATCAACATCATGTGGATACTGCATCTATTGAAAATGGGCAGGCTAACTACACGCCGATTGCTTTTACTGCTCAAACGCGCATGAGTGGTGTTGATATTTCAACAGACAAAGGCATTAATTCACTCCGTAAAGGGGCAGCTAATACGGTTAAAGTCTTTGTTGAGGAGCAGGGTGGTAAGTTCCCACAAGCTATTACTCAGCAAGTCAATAAAATAGCGACTGAAGGAGCTACGCCGCTTGTTGTTGCACTAAATAATCAAGTTATCGGTTGTATTGCCTTAAGGGATATTGTTAAACCCAATATCAGAGAGCGTTTTGACGAATTACGTTCAATGGGGATTAAAACCATTATGATTACGGGGGATAATGCCCTTACAGCCGCAGCGATTGCCTCAGAAGCGGGCGTTGATGACTATTTAGCCGATGCAACCCCTGAAAATAAATTAACCCTTATTCGCGAACACCAACAACAAGGCTTATTAGTTGCCATGACGGGGGACGGTACCAACGATGCCCCAGCACTGGCTCAAGCAGATGTTGCAGTGGCAATGAATTCAGGAACACAAGCTGCTAAAGAAGCCAGTAATATGGTGGACTTAGATTCAGACCCCACTAAGTTGATTGATATTGTTAAAACAGGTAAGCAACTGTTGATGACACGCGGTGCATTAACGACCTTTTCTATCTCTAATGATATTGCTAAGTATTTTGCGGTGATTCCTGCTGCTTTTTCCAGTGTTTTTCCTGCATTGGGTGTCTTGAATATTATGCAATTACATAGCCCTGAGTCAGCCATTTTATCAGCTACTATTTTTAATGCATTGATTATTATTGCGTTGATTCCTTTGGCATTAAAAGGTGTACGTTATCGCGTGGCAAGTGCTATTAGCTTGTTGCGTCGAAATATTCTGCTTTATGGTTTAGGCGGTATTGCAGTGCCTTTTATTTGCATAAAACTAATAGACATGTGTTTAGCTGTATTATAG
- the kdpC gene encoding potassium-transporting ATPase subunit KdpC encodes MKILRPALSLFILLSLVTGLAYPLIMTGVGQLLFPSQANGSLIEQKNAVIGSRLIGQSFKEPQYFWGRPSATAEYPYNAMASGGANIAPSNPALVSSAQGYADRLIKADPQHNPHVPIDLVTHSSSGLDPHISIAGAFYQVPRIAKARGLSNEQVKAMINEYKQIPLFGMIGEPVINVLQLNLALDTFTQTKVAL; translated from the coding sequence ATGAAAATATTACGTCCCGCGTTGAGTTTATTTATTTTATTATCCCTTGTGACAGGGTTAGCCTATCCCTTGATAATGACAGGAGTTGGCCAATTATTATTCCCATCACAGGCTAATGGCAGTTTGATCGAACAAAAAAATGCAGTGATAGGTTCTCGCCTAATTGGTCAGTCGTTTAAAGAACCTCAGTACTTTTGGGGTAGACCTTCAGCAACGGCTGAATATCCATACAATGCTATGGCCTCTGGTGGTGCGAACATTGCGCCGTCTAATCCAGCACTTGTTAGCTCCGCTCAAGGTTATGCTGATCGCTTAATCAAAGCAGACCCACAACATAACCCGCATGTTCCTATTGATTTAGTAACACACTCAAGCAGTGGCCTGGATCCTCATATTAGTATTGCCGGTGCATTTTACCAAGTACCACGTATTGCTAAAGCCAGAGGGTTATCTAATGAGCAAGTAAAAGCGATGATAAATGAGTATAAACAGATACCGTTGTTCGGTATGATAGGTGAGCCTGTGATTAATGTTTTACAACTTAATCTCGCCTTAGATACGTTTACACAAACAAAGGTAGCCCTTTAA